The following are encoded in a window of Geobacter metallireducens GS-15 genomic DNA:
- a CDS encoding sensor histidine kinase, whose product MRRQEHRLDNHEYPPRGTRPMLKFIEANKKRIVIVTYILLFCMFCFFSLMDLYKRTSDYAYFANKINSFIKHAHDSESEYLCSRLVNYVSDIAKQKHFAELLKAGDAEALEKVANHAFYDFGKRYVPVISVLIYDGDGKLRYHMTPPSITHDPEELRPNVSKEVFATKNYTYGYETNIVPLYFCIVLPVRDARSNVEGTIEIGVDLSFFHYNLKWFLHDVKTAIFSNGKLLEFDTGDKTDSEEYVYDYYKKLKSNDAAFFNQFKDRIDFRWAKNDIKIGDKYYLVSTSQVLRDNLGREVGKYLVAYDMTELRNRHWGYFYAWLLFFALTACVMLCINMVGFRKYEHIITEQDKMLAQRSKQCALGEMLGHIGHQWRQPLYNLSLIVQNIGLQNQYGKLDDALLSKQITQANQNIEYMSNIIDDWRSLLMSGSSRTVIELQSSVERAIAMVAPVMEQSRVTIENRITTPVHTMGFVNDLVQLTINVLLNARDQLSLVQSDRFILLSCNEESGGVVTVTFQDNGGGIPDHLLKRIFEPYVTTKDKADGTGLGLYLCHQIVENLDQGKVWAENRSFELHGETHYGARICLQFARTTEGGKQI is encoded by the coding sequence CCGCCAGGAGCACCGGCTCGACAATCACGAGTACCCCCCAAGAGGGACGCGCCCCATGTTGAAATTTATCGAAGCCAATAAAAAACGCATCGTCATCGTTACCTATATCCTGCTCTTCTGCATGTTCTGCTTCTTTTCCCTGATGGATCTGTACAAGAGGACTTCCGACTACGCCTATTTCGCCAACAAAATCAACTCATTCATCAAGCATGCCCACGACAGCGAATCGGAGTATCTCTGTTCGCGCCTGGTCAACTACGTAAGCGACATCGCAAAACAAAAGCACTTCGCCGAACTGCTGAAAGCAGGCGACGCAGAAGCCCTGGAGAAGGTGGCCAATCACGCTTTCTACGACTTCGGGAAACGCTATGTGCCGGTGATCTCGGTCCTCATCTATGACGGCGATGGAAAACTCAGATATCATATGACACCGCCGTCGATCACCCATGACCCCGAGGAATTAAGACCGAACGTTAGCAAAGAGGTCTTTGCCACGAAAAACTACACCTACGGGTATGAGACCAACATCGTTCCCCTCTACTTCTGCATTGTTCTTCCTGTACGGGACGCTCGTTCAAATGTGGAAGGAACGATCGAGATAGGTGTGGACCTGTCATTTTTTCACTACAATCTGAAATGGTTTTTACACGACGTAAAGACAGCCATCTTCTCCAATGGGAAACTCCTTGAATTTGACACCGGGGACAAGACGGATTCCGAGGAATATGTCTATGACTATTATAAAAAGCTGAAATCCAACGACGCCGCGTTCTTCAACCAGTTCAAAGACAGGATTGATTTCAGATGGGCGAAAAACGACATCAAAATCGGAGACAAGTATTACCTGGTGAGTACGTCCCAGGTACTTAGAGACAACCTAGGTCGCGAAGTCGGTAAATATCTTGTCGCCTACGACATGACTGAGCTGCGGAACCGGCACTGGGGATATTTCTACGCATGGCTGCTGTTCTTCGCCCTCACCGCCTGCGTCATGCTCTGTATCAACATGGTCGGGTTCAGAAAGTATGAGCACATCATCACGGAACAGGACAAGATGCTGGCCCAGCGGTCAAAGCAGTGCGCACTCGGGGAAATGCTGGGACACATCGGACACCAATGGCGACAACCTCTCTACAACCTTTCTCTGATCGTTCAGAACATCGGGCTGCAGAACCAGTACGGCAAACTGGACGACGCCCTGCTCAGCAAGCAGATTACCCAGGCGAACCAGAACATCGAATACATGTCTAACATCATAGATGACTGGCGTTCACTGCTCATGTCGGGCAGCAGCCGGACCGTGATCGAGCTGCAGAGTTCCGTCGAGCGCGCCATAGCGATGGTTGCGCCGGTCATGGAGCAGAGCCGGGTCACCATCGAGAACCGGATCACGACGCCGGTGCACACCATGGGTTTCGTGAACGACCTGGTGCAGCTGACCATAAACGTGCTGTTGAATGCGCGCGATCAGCTTTCCCTGGTGCAAAGTGACCGCTTCATCCTGCTCTCCTGCAACGAGGAGTCGGGAGGGGTGGTGACGGTCACCTTCCAGGACAACGGTGGCGGGATCCCCGACCATCTGCTCAAACGCATTTTCGAACCGTATGTCACCACCAAGGACAAGGCCGACGGCACAGGACTGGGACTGTATCTGTGCCACCAGATCGTCGAGAATCTGGACCAGGGGAAGGTCTGGGCGGAGAACAGGTCCTTTGAACTGCACGGGGAAACGCACTATGGCGCCCGCATCTGCCTGCAGTTCGCCAGAACAACCGAGGGAGGTAAACAGATATGA